In a genomic window of Enterobacter asburiae:
- a CDS encoding LysR family transcriptional regulator, producing MQISRADVADLIYFMAIARHRSFSRAAIELGVSASALSHALKGLETRLGVRLLNRTTKSVTPTAAGEELVQSVLQPFDKIEGALESLNRYRNTPTGRIRINAAVEAANLLLAPVMPAFMDRYPDIEIDIVASNRMVDVTDAGFDAGIRYGGTVPEDMVARRLSADIRWVIAASPDYLERYGTPEHPDDLLHHRCISNRLGDDRIYRWELERNGETYQITVPGSVTVNQAETGLVAVLGGAGLMYFPEPLVAPYVKDGRLRLVLTEWSPLEEGFYIYYSSRRQLPTGLRLLIEFIQEARPLGL from the coding sequence CATTTATTTCATGGCTATTGCACGTCATCGCAGTTTCAGCCGTGCGGCGATTGAATTAGGTGTCAGTGCATCAGCGCTTAGTCATGCCCTGAAGGGACTGGAAACAAGGCTCGGGGTTCGCCTGCTTAATCGCACGACCAAGAGCGTTACCCCTACGGCTGCAGGTGAAGAACTGGTTCAGTCTGTCCTTCAGCCTTTCGACAAGATAGAAGGCGCGCTTGAATCGCTTAACCGGTATCGTAATACGCCTACCGGGCGTATCCGCATCAATGCTGCCGTTGAAGCAGCCAATCTTTTGCTTGCACCGGTTATGCCCGCTTTTATGGATCGCTATCCCGATATTGAAATCGATATTGTGGCCAGCAACCGTATGGTTGACGTCACTGATGCGGGCTTCGATGCCGGTATCCGCTATGGTGGCACCGTTCCGGAAGACATGGTTGCCCGGCGTTTATCTGCCGATATTCGCTGGGTTATCGCAGCATCCCCCGACTACCTTGAACGCTACGGAACGCCTGAACATCCGGATGATTTATTACACCATCGCTGTATAAGCAATCGTCTCGGCGACGATCGGATTTATCGCTGGGAACTTGAACGAAACGGCGAAACGTACCAAATCACTGTGCCTGGCTCAGTGACGGTCAACCAGGCTGAAACGGGCCTTGTGGCCGTATTAGGTGGAGCCGGCCTGATGTATTTTCCGGAGCCTCTTGTTGCACCCTATGTGAAGGATGGACGGCTCCGCCTGGTGCTTACGGAATGGTCCCCGCTGGAGGAAGGTTTTTATATCTATTATTCAAGCCGCCGGCAACTGCCGACCGGGCTTCGCCTTCTGATTGAGTTCATACAGGAGGCCAGGCCGCTGGGGTTGTGA
- a CDS encoding LysR family transcriptional regulator, with protein sequence MNNALYNQIRIFQSIAREGNISAAARKLEITPPSVSNALKLLEEHIGHPLFVRTTRRIELTETGQLLLEQTAAAVESLENSLESIRDQNQEPSGVVRITLSRFAYLLILKPAMAEFCQQYPGIQLEISVYDGTVNIIEERFDLGIRFGDILEGGVVARPLMKPFREGLYASSAYIREYGMPEVPADLSQHKLIGYRFITNNRILPLILNDHGEQLTVEMPGQLISNDIDVMADGIRNGLGIGRLFEPIWQLQPDREHFIPVMESYWKTYPPVYLYYPKNAGKTKRVKALIDFLISATGR encoded by the coding sequence ATGAATAACGCCCTGTATAACCAGATACGCATCTTTCAGAGCATTGCACGTGAGGGCAATATTTCGGCAGCCGCAAGAAAACTGGAAATTACGCCTCCCTCCGTCAGCAATGCGCTTAAACTGCTGGAAGAGCATATTGGGCATCCGCTTTTTGTGCGTACGACCCGCCGTATTGAGCTGACGGAAACCGGGCAGCTGTTGCTGGAACAGACCGCCGCGGCGGTGGAGTCGCTGGAAAATTCGCTTGAAAGCATTCGCGACCAGAATCAGGAGCCCTCTGGTGTGGTGAGAATTACGCTCTCGCGTTTTGCCTATCTGTTAATTCTCAAGCCTGCAATGGCGGAATTCTGTCAGCAATACCCGGGTATACAGTTGGAAATATCGGTTTACGACGGTACCGTGAATATCATCGAAGAGCGTTTTGACCTTGGGATCCGTTTTGGCGATATTCTCGAAGGTGGGGTGGTGGCGCGGCCGTTAATGAAACCCTTTCGTGAAGGGTTATATGCATCCTCAGCTTATATTCGCGAGTATGGAATGCCCGAGGTGCCGGCTGACCTCAGTCAACACAAGCTGATTGGCTACCGTTTTATTACTAACAACCGCATCCTTCCGTTGATCCTGAACGACCACGGAGAGCAGTTGACGGTTGAGATGCCCGGGCAGTTAATCAGTAACGATATCGACGTTATGGCTGACGGGATCCGTAACGGACTGGGAATTGGACGCCTGTTTGAACCCATCTGGCAGTTACAGCCCGACAGAGAGCACTTTATCCCCGTGATGGAGAGTTACTGGAAAACCTACCCGCCAGTCTATCTCTATTACCCCAAAAACGCGGGTAAAACGAAAAGAGTGAAGGCCCTGATTGATTTTCTGATATCCGCTACGGGGCGATAA
- a CDS encoding superoxide dismutase, translating into MRILCLDIPAPGASLEKYAPHLNAEALHAWGLYKSGFIRDIYFRQDRPGVAIFLECDSVDEAMNVMAEFPLAKAGLLSFECIPLGSFINWENLFAAEFKNKE; encoded by the coding sequence ATGCGAATTTTATGTCTGGATATCCCCGCACCTGGAGCATCGCTGGAAAAATATGCTCCACACCTTAACGCTGAAGCGCTGCACGCCTGGGGATTGTATAAATCCGGCTTCATCCGCGACATTTACTTCCGTCAGGACAGACCTGGCGTCGCTATTTTTCTTGAATGTGACTCTGTCGATGAAGCGATGAACGTAATGGCCGAATTCCCGCTGGCAAAAGCAGGCTTATTAAGCTTTGAGTGCATTCCGCTTGGCTCCTTTATTAACTGGGAAAATCTCTTTGCCGCTGAATTTAAAAATAAAGAGTGA
- a CDS encoding type 1 glutamine amidotransferase domain-containing protein — protein sequence MKPADKPVLCVVSSHPIKGASGVPTGFFLAELTHPLKVLEDAGLKTTIASIRGGQPPVDGFDLSDSVNAWFWNETDFQQRLATTPSLSELNGTDYSAVFFAGGHGTMWDFRDSQDAQRIIREVYESDGIVSAVCHGPAALVDAKLSSGEYLVKGKNVAAFTNKEEEEVHTTDVVPFLLETALREHGALHHEAPNWSENVVTDGRLITGQNPASAHGVGVALLNALRQPT from the coding sequence ATGAAACCTGCAGATAAACCCGTGCTGTGTGTCGTTTCCAGCCATCCGATTAAAGGCGCATCCGGTGTACCAACCGGTTTTTTCCTGGCTGAGCTGACGCATCCGCTGAAAGTACTGGAAGATGCCGGACTAAAAACGACGATAGCCAGCATTCGCGGGGGACAGCCGCCGGTGGATGGATTTGACCTCAGTGACTCTGTCAACGCCTGGTTCTGGAACGAAACCGATTTTCAGCAGCGCCTGGCCACAACGCCTTCGTTATCCGAGCTGAACGGTACCGATTACAGCGCCGTTTTCTTTGCGGGCGGGCATGGAACCATGTGGGATTTCCGCGACAGCCAGGATGCCCAGCGTATTATCCGCGAAGTGTATGAAAGTGATGGGATTGTCTCAGCCGTCTGCCACGGACCTGCGGCACTGGTTGACGCAAAGCTCAGCAGCGGCGAATACCTGGTGAAAGGCAAAAACGTGGCGGCCTTTACCAACAAGGAAGAGGAAGAAGTTCACACCACAGATGTGGTTCCCTTCCTGCTTGAGACTGCACTCCGCGAGCATGGCGCGCTTCATCATGAGGCCCCGAACTGGTCTGAAAACGTGGTTACCGACGGACGCCTTATCACGGGGCAGAATCCCGCTTCAGCGCACGGTGTGGGTGTGGCGCTGTTAAATGCCCTCCGCCAGCCAACTTAA
- a CDS encoding aldo/keto reductase, whose product MKTLPSVALGTWSWGTGFAGGDTVFGNHLSDTQMADVFTTAMSKGLNLWDTAAVYGMGSSEAALGALVRQFPREDMILSTKFTPQIANEQSAQPVSDMLEASLGRLGVDAIDIYWIHNPLDVEKWTPGLIPLLQSGKVKRVGVSNHNLAQIRRANEILNASGYSLSAVQNHYSLLYRASEEAGILDYCRQNNITFFAYMVLEQGALSGRYDSNHPMPAGSGRAESYNAVLPQIERLTAAMKKMGTERNASVAQIAIAWAIAKGTLPLVGATKVHHVLDAACASDIQLRDEEIILLEQLATETRVDTRGAWEKPMV is encoded by the coding sequence ATGAAAACACTACCTTCCGTCGCGCTGGGCACATGGTCCTGGGGCACAGGCTTCGCCGGTGGCGACACCGTCTTCGGCAATCATCTTTCTGATACTCAGATGGCAGACGTGTTCACCACGGCCATGAGTAAGGGTCTGAATCTCTGGGATACCGCAGCAGTATATGGCATGGGGAGTTCCGAGGCAGCGTTGGGAGCATTAGTCCGTCAGTTCCCCCGCGAGGATATGATTTTATCCACCAAATTCACGCCGCAGATTGCGAACGAACAGTCAGCGCAGCCTGTCAGCGATATGCTTGAGGCCAGCCTCGGACGCCTGGGTGTGGACGCGATTGATATCTACTGGATCCACAATCCCCTCGACGTCGAGAAATGGACGCCAGGACTGATCCCACTTTTACAAAGCGGTAAGGTCAAACGCGTCGGGGTTTCCAACCACAATCTGGCACAAATCAGACGCGCCAACGAAATCCTTAACGCTTCCGGTTATTCCCTCAGTGCAGTACAGAATCATTACAGCCTGCTCTATCGCGCCTCTGAAGAGGCCGGGATCCTTGATTACTGCCGACAAAATAACATCACGTTCTTTGCTTACATGGTCCTGGAGCAAGGCGCGCTCAGTGGTCGTTATGATTCAAATCATCCCATGCCTGCCGGGAGTGGCCGGGCCGAAAGTTATAACGCAGTACTGCCGCAGATAGAAAGATTAACCGCCGCCATGAAAAAAATGGGAACCGAAAGGAATGCCAGCGTGGCACAGATAGCCATCGCATGGGCTATTGCAAAAGGTACCCTTCCCCTCGTTGGTGCGACTAAAGTCCATCACGTTCTGGACGCCGCCTGCGCTTCAGACATCCAGTTACGCGATGAGGAAATCATCCTGCTGGAACAACTCGCCACAGAGACCAGAGTGGATACACGAGGCGCCTGGGAAAAACCGATGGTGTAA